DNA sequence from the Sphaeramia orbicularis chromosome 13, fSphaOr1.1, whole genome shotgun sequence genome:
AGCATTAAGTATACTCTTAATGTGGGATTTACTTGGGtatgcactattttttttttccagaaattgCCTGCTTCaaagataaaatgtgctaaacTTTTCCCTTTATTCAGATAAATTCAAAGTTCTGGTAGCTCATGCTCTTGCATATACCATATAATAAATGTCTACATCTTACATTAGAAGAACCATTCTTTTTGAGTAAATCTATTCTCTCATTAATTAACAGAATTTCATAAATTACTCACTACTATATCTTTAAAATTACAACCAACCAGcacatttgactttatttttcattggtaacccaaatttggtaaagtttttcTACTTTTGTTTGTAGACCAGAATTATTTGACCttatatatcacaggtgtcaaacatgcggcccgggggccaaatccggcccaccaaagggtccattccatccttgggatgaatttatgaattggaaaaattacactaagaaattaacaatccttttagttcaggttccacattcagaccaattcaacctcaagtgggcaggaccagtaaaatacggtcataataacatataaataatgacaactccaaatttttctctttgtaaatgtaaatattttcacgtatttgcactaaaacaaagtataatttcacaaaaaaaatgtaaataacctgaacaaatatgaaaaacctgaaatgtcttaagagaagtaagtacaattttaacaagattctgttactaaatgtgttgtgtatttgtagatctactgagatctgtatgttgtaataagcatgtgtaaacaataaactgaggcataaaattgttaaaattacacttatttttcagtttgttcatgtgattcacatcttttgaaaggataatttgtagatgagAACcctctcataatgtaaatttactttttttgctctaaaacagagagaaaagtttggagttgacattatttatatattattattttactagttcagcccactgcagatcaaatttagctgaatgtggcccctgaactaaaatgagtttgacacccctgttatagataaaaaaaaaaaaaacagaacttccatttttgcagtgtactcacaggcaataagaaaaaaacaacaaaaaaaacaaataaaagaacatTATATTTTTACATGCATGTCAGGCTTCTTGTTATCTTTTCATCCAGGTGCTGATGGAGCTTGCGTGCTTCGAGCCCCTGCGGCGGCTGATGTGTGGGATGTTCCTGCCCCAGTGCAGCCCTCAGGGTGGCGTCCTCCAGCCGTGTCGCTCAGTCTGTTCCTCAGCTGAGCAGCAGTGCAGCCAAGCCCTGGACGTGTTCTCCTTCAGCTGGCCTTTTAACTGCCACCTCCTGCCTGACTCACAGGACCCCATGGAGTGCTCTCTGCCTTAATGCAACAGAACGTATTAAAACTGACACGGAGTTGCCAGTCAGAGGTCATCAACGTTATTCGGTGCTTTCCAAAAAATGTGGACGTCACTTTTGCTGCATGGAGTGTTTCAGAACTGAAAATCTGCACTTTGTAAATCTGCAGCGAAGAGTCAGCAAGAAAACAATCTTCACAACACAAATGACAGGGAATGTGTTCAACAGAAGTGACCTTACAAAtaaatcagctttgtgttcatgttattcagaatgCACTACACAATACTGCGGTTTACTACAGCCAGTATGAATACAAGATATTTAACACTTCATCTGGTCAAGCTTGTTTAATTTCAGGTCTGCAGCACATTAAGAAAAAATGGAACAGGGAAAATTCAGGACTAGTAATCGGGTAAAAACTTTAAGGAATGTGATGCAACAGAGGGTCAAAACACTGGAGGTGGAGAAGTGTCCCATACCTATGAACGGCagccccaccaaagggttcagggtttgtttctttctttttacgCTATTTATTACTTTAATGTCGAACATGAAAAACACACATTACCGACCAACAAAAACAGAATGAAAGGGTCAGAGACGTCACCTTTACAATGTTCTTTATTTAACAGTGCACCACAATGTGCTCATATCACTGCAGTGTTTGTAACAGTCCAGATTTGTTCTAAAATTAGGTCAAATTGGATACAAAAAGGTGACAAATCACTCAGGAAATCCAGATTTTTCGCATGACACAATATAACAGACTCATATGGTAAATGTATCAATGACTTACTGCTTTAGCTTTTTACTGATTAAAATGATGGCAAATATGAGGACAGAAAGCAGTGAATAAAATAGAAAGAGTCCACTGTACTGATACAGATCGATAAAAATCAGGGATATTTAAATGTTGGCCTTATGTGATTGTAACTATTTGTTCCATAAATCAAAGGACAGCTTCAAACACTGACCTGGACACAGCAATCTCATCTATCAATAAACATTATTATACGCCTGAGGCTTGGAAAGTGCATAAGAAGAAACTCCTCCTTAAGCAAAGTATTTTCCTTCTAAAGTGAAAGACAGTGaatataaaaatatcagtttcGTATTCACAGCATCAACTGGCATGACAGATTTATAATACATGACTTTACATGTGTCTACAATCAGATGTGTAAATTGCGTGACAGATATGCTTCTGTCCAGCCGTATTTGGCTAAAGCAGTCGCTACAACGGGATGATGAGTTTCAGGGTTTGTTCTAAGGCGACGGCTGTCAGGCCCCACACTCGATGCTTTCCGTTGCGGAACACTGGAAGTGTGTATCCGTACCTGTCCCCAGTGCGGAAATGTGTGTAACCACGGTTCTGAGGGTTGCACAAGTGCGACAAAGACAAGGTGAAGATCTCCTCTACCTGAGATGGAAATACACAGAGACAGCAGATGCCACAAACTTCAGCTTTTACAGAACCCAACAAAAAGCGGTGGTAAATCTTCCAATTTGGATTTTTACAGATCTAGTTTATGGGAAAAAATGGACCAAATATCTAAAGAATAAAATCTGTGTGGGATTACATCACTGAAGCCACATGCTTCTTATGCTTCCAGCGATATTAATGtgcattattttatatattatacaaACATTTTATTTGTGTTCCATAGCAATGGAATGATTATACCTCTCCAGGATTTGGTTTGAAGGACAATTCCTCTATGGGACCCAAGTTAGCAAGCACAGGAGCAATCATCATCCCTGACTGgagacaaacacaaaacactcAGACACCATCAGAGAAAAGTAAGAAACGACAAGGAAATGCTTTTCAGAGCACATCTAAGTAACACTGTTTTAATGGCTTCCCCACAGCTGGTCTTTCTTTATATCTATTAATATGAACCGGCtcaatatttttcttttattcattgcACACCTGGAACAACATGCAAAACCTCAAGTCTCATTATTTTGAAACTTTTGTCATATTTGACTTGACCAGCTGTTCTTGTTTAAAATGGTTTATCTGCCTTATATTTTAACTGCCTCAGCTattcttaaatgttgtgttttaGTGAATTGTTTTCCATCATTTTAATTAGGGACGTGCAcaactaatcaattaatcaaaacAGTAAGCAGAACTGAAGTATTTTTAAGAGCCAAACATTTTTTATTTGGGTTAGAGATGGAAAAGAGATGGATGTTTCATGTCATAGTTTTTAAGAGTCTATCTGAATGCTGCATATTCACGTGAGTTTTTGTGTAGCACAGGCAAGAGACCAGAGCAAAATGTGGCATTATTTTACTCAACTGGAAATCAATATTTTTATTccttataaaattacaaaaaatgcatGTTTGacaaagtatttaaagtgttttaaaACTTAAACTGTAAAACTGTGTTTTATCCACCCTTTGGTTGGTCACATTAATTCTTCTTCTGAAATGCTTTGTCCTCAAGAGGGTCAcagggtgagggtggggggggcatgtcgccagttcatcacaggctgGTTGGTCAGGTTTTTATATGATTTTGGTTTGGTTGTAGGACACTTGTTGACAATGAAGTCATGGCTTATCGACTTACATGTGCTTCATTACTTGACAACAAATAGTACCCAGAGTTTTTAACCCCACTGACTGTGCAAGTATAGCCCAGTTATCAGCTCTATACCTCAATATATTCTAAGATAAAATAAAGGTCAGTGAATAAATAATAACTTTGTTCAGTGTCTGGTTAGGTTTTTATTATGCAGGTGAATTTGTCCACTTGACATTACAGACTgtctgttcactgtgttcagtcaCTATAACCAGTGTTAAACACAATTACGACATTCTTGAATGCATTTTTGTGAAGTAGCAAGTGAAGTGTGGAGTGACGACACCTCTGTCTTTCACCCATCAAGACAAAAACACTTAACTCACATTGTCTCTGAGAGGTTTAAGGACACCCCAGACCCTCTCTGTTGCCACATTAACTCCCAGTTCCTCCCGGGCTTCTCTCAGTGCTGTGGCCACCACATCTCTGTCCAACGGGTCACTCTTTCCTCCTGCAAAGCTATACAGTAATGTTAATGAAAACAAAGAAGTAACTGCACATTGTTTTGAAACCATGCCTGTTTTGTAGCCCACCACAGACCTGACATCTCCTTTATGTCTACCCTTCAGTGTGCTGGAGCGCAGAGTGAAGAGAAACGCAGGCTCTTCCTCTACAGAGCAGAGTGAGACCAGGACAGACGCCCACCTCCCCTGTCCTTTTTCCAGGCCCAGACTGGCCCCTTTTCGCCCTCGTTCCACCTCATAGAGCTTCACGTTGGGCCCCAGACTCTGTCGACATCTCATTTCATTCTGCATGGACAGACAGTCTCTCCAGGCACTGGCTTGGTGAGGGGCTGCCTGGTGGACAGCTCTGGTTTGTTGAAACAAGACACTGGAGGGTAAAAGTGAGCTGTGGTTCAAAATCCAGGGAGAATGTGCTGACAAGCTGAAAGGCTGCTTGTAAAATAAACTGCTTTGAGAAGTATTACACTGAGTCTTATTAGTGAAACTGAGTGAAGGTTGGCTTATGTCCCAAGGTTTTCTTTGGGGTTGAAGGGAGGTTGAGTTGGATAAACAGTCATGGTAAGAGCTCAGAGCTAAATCCTTCACTGTGGCGTGCTTGCACAGATTATATACTCCTTCAGCCTTTGCAATAAGAAAAACTGTGCGGGTTTGATCACAGGCAGACACATTGGTTTTGGAGCACAGGTTCTGAAATGAACAATTACTTTTACAATCCAAACTTAATGCAAGTCCACTTAAAGGGGATAGAGTGCTTGTGGAGAGTGAAAATCCCTCTGTCCCACTGCCTCTTCTGTATcttcttttctttacattttgaTGCCATATAGAGGAGGTATGTTCGGATAAAGCAGACGGGTGAGAGTCTCTCAGAAGCAGCAAAGGTCTTGTGGGAAAAGACCACGTCCAGATCCGAGGGCCCCTAAACATACTGTGGAAAGAATCAATACACACAAGGTCAGTTCTGAAAACATCAGTCAGTAAAGTCATGTTGCCCAAGTAACTACATGAACGGGTACCTTAAAAGTTCAGAAATCATACAAAACGTGATCGCTCATCTCTACAACTGTTTTTATTGGGATCATGATGTACACATACACAGAACCTTTTGCAGTGGTATTGGTCAAGGtatgtttttgtcacttttaaaACAGGGTGGACGATTCATGATTTGAGTCATTTTGCAATAtagctaaacaaacaaaaaatatattacaaaaaaaaaaacaggtctaaaaatgattaaaaatacaataaagcacCAGGAGCAATAACTGAAGAAACTAACAATTGGTATATTACAACAAAACACTTGCATTTGGATTTTTGTTGAACAAAAGAGGTAGGTCACCATAGGACACACTGATCtccatttattttaaaattttcagctgaaataaaaaggaaatattAGATTTATCAATTAATTTGATGTACTGCCACGGCTCACTTAAAAATTTCTCAAGTGTTTAAAGTTTATAATTTAAACCAACATGAACAATACATGTTTATATTGTAGTTTATTGTATTGATATGAGCTTGACATGTCTAATATTCTTCTTTTTGAAACTAGACTGTATTTAATTACTATAACATTTCAGCATAAATTCTGAAAGTGTCTGCTGCTAGCTGAAGATTTGTGCTGATACCATAACACGTATTTTATAGATGTATATGGTAGTTTCAATGAGATTTCCTGGGCCACCTCTAACAGAAACTGAAATCCAGCTTAGGACAGCTCTCAACCAGAGGCCTCTCAGTTGCAGCACCAAAATCTTTCAACTATGAAACAGAGGAGGCTTGGTTTAATGTCCTGATATAAAGTATGTTTAATGTGAGTTTCCTGGAAATATTGGGGGAAAGGACaaaattgagttgtttttttggttttcaaatTCTGTAATTCTCAGGGGTTTGGCTGTCACACTGTGTCAAAGTGGACAAATGCAGCTATATTTGTGGTAAATATGTAAACAATCTCAGATTAAGTATCAAATTAAGAGATTTGAATGATGGGTCTATTATATTACACATAACATTACTCTAATTCTTGCACTTTTAAAAACTACAATAAGGTATAAACGATTCcttgacaaatgcccacaaaacAAAtccccacaaccttaatgaaaaaaagagataaatgcccacaatttgtagtacggcattattccaatggggaactaactatatgaagcatgcaaatactgcagatatttttagtacataggtACTACAGATATCTACATATGCAATCAGTATTCAGTTGTTAAGCAACAATAGTCCAGCTAATTATGTCATTGTAATATTATTGATACAGGATCTGAATTAAGCCTTTATGATGtgtgaatacattaaaataatgcaaaaggacagtttaatttagattttgttttttttctgtagaatATTTTATGAATACTCAGgtgctacatgtacacacacacacacacacatatatatacatacatatatatatatatatatatatatatatatatatatatatacacacacacatatatatacatacacacatacagattgTAGAAACCTAAGGTGCTTCATGGTATGTGCtatattaaataaaaatgcaatagACAGTTCAATTTAACatgtaaatgcaaatacagaTTTTTCTTACATGGGACTTTAACATGTTCTTTAAGTTTATAACTTGTCGAGGTGAATATATCACATATGAATCCTCAGGCGATGGGACTTGtagtgtttgtttaatttaacaTGTAACATTTTTCCTTAGTAGCTATGAATATGTCTACATACAGATGTGATGGGATATCACAGGTACTGTTTTTTACATTTCCTTACtaacaatgtatataattttgtttGCTAATAAAATACtatgaaataaagttgtgggcatttgtctcttttttcattaaggttgtgggcatttgtctgtgCACCGGTATAAACATGCACATTATACCATATCTATTGTGACTGGACTGCACTTTTTCTAATCTTAGACTGTTTTTGTGTCGATATGTAGGGTTGCATTGTAACCTGCCAAGGGACTACAGATTCAGTTTAGCAGTTATGCTATCTCTGGCATATTCACATTGGCACTACATGCAGAGTTCATTCATGTGTAATGTCTcctccaaacaaacaaacaaacaaacaaacaaacaaacaaataaataaataaataaataaataacgcaCTAGATGCTGAAAGACTGATTGTTACTGAGTTGTTTCACacaatgtgtttggtttctacCATGTTTCAACATTACAACATGATGAAGCAACACCGCGTGATCTTGATCCTTTCACAACACTTTCCCTTAGCaatgttttctcagtattttgtattttcacagttttattGCAGTGGTAAACTACTCAAATTGCAAAACTACGATAGCACACTATTTCCTAATAATTACAGTCCTCATTCCTGACACACATTAAATGCCACATGTGTCCAGGTGCAGAGGATTATTAACACTGATGCCAAAGGGAGCATGGTCAGGTGAGTTAAAGGGCACAAACCTGACTCCAACAGACGTTTGTTGTCTAAACACCACCCAAAGCCAGCTCTTGTTTCACTTTGGAGATATTCCTACACATCCATTAAACGACCTTAAATCCCTCCAGTGTATGAAGTACATCTCTAGTGAAGTTAGCGGGTGTAACTAATTTGCCCAAAGCTGTCAAACTTCACCTCATTAGCCATTTGCTAGCACTTGGCTGCTAGTATGTTATCAGGATAATAGTAAAATGTACATGACGTTAAAGACCAGTGGCTGCATCTTCTTCGCCAACCAAAACTGTGTACACTGTAGACCGCTTGTTAACAAGTCAAGATGTTATCTATCTTGAAGTCAACAGTCAAACTCCTACAAACATGCTAACTAACCAGCTAGCATGTTAGCATAAACTCAGTAAATACAAAGGTAGTGTTAATCGTTTTGTGGTGTGAATTTAATGATAGTCACCCTCAAACATCGGCGGTATTCAGCTTAACACTATGACGTTTCAGTTATCGGAATTGAAACCGTGACTTGAAAGTGACAAACACTCACCTTGAAAGTTAGGTAAACAGCACCTGCCTGGCTCCTCACCCGGTTAGCCGGTTGCCAGTACTTAATATGGCTGCCCGTAGCTTCATCTACGTCGATTTTGCCCACACTACGCTGCGGTGACGCTTAACTTATTTTACTAGGCGGTTTGAGCTTGTTCTTTTAAgactttattcatattttttctgttttaatgtttttgaattccgattaaaaaaaaaaaaaaaaaaaagtcgtctACGCTCTGTCACTGAAGGGAAAATATTATTGCATATTTTTAATATAAGAATAATAATGTATGCCCCTTTGTAAACTTTTTGTTTGATTTGGGAAACGTTATATTCATAAAGTTACACTACTTAATGCAACCTAATTTAAACTGAATGCTATTTTCCTTAACCAATttgtaacaagataaaaatgcaTCAAATGTACTTGTTTATTAAATATTTGCTTGAAGAACTGTGCCACAAGTACTCTTTCCTGTTCttgtttttctgttaaaatgCATGACTGACTCTTTGTATtttcttataaataaataaaacagcaacTTTTTCCAGGTGACTAAAGGAAGGGTGGGTATAAGACAAAAGCTTGACGTTGGTGACTGTTGAAATCTTGGGGAAAACCCAAAGTTGTTTGCAATTCGTCACGTAAGTTAATACAAGGTGCCAAACCAGTCAGTCCTGTTGAGTTTCTGCATGAGGTCATTCTTCAACACAATCAAAATAGTTCAGTTCTGTTTTTAAGAGATCTAACCTAACATCGGTGCATCCCAAATAATTAttaaacgcaatagttttttttccattttatttaattctttttgtttgtttgtttgtttgcaatgAAACACTGGCAATTTGATGGTAAGAAATGCCATTTAAATGGGAGGTAccaaacttaagtgaaaaaaactcACCTCACCTGTTTTACCTGCCCCACCCTGGCCCATGTAGCTTAAATTTTTAGCAACATGTGTGTTCTGTCAGGTGACATTTACACCAGCACCAACCTTAGgtgccttttcttttctttttttgtgtcactTGTTGCtcttcaatttttttattttggattattttgaaGAGGAATTTTTGTTTATTGACACATCTGGGCATCCACAAACTCTAGCTCTTTGTTTTCAGCTCCTAATCTAATGGCTTCAGCCTGGTCAGAAGAGGAGGCCTTCATCTGCTCAGTATGCCTGGAAACCCTAAAGGACCCGGCCACTCTGCCTTGTGGACACTCATACTGCTTGGCTTGTATCCAGAGGCACTGGGACAAGGGAATCAGCAAGGGCCAGTACAGCTGCCCCCAGTGTAGGGTGGTCTTTAACCCACGGCCTTCGCTGAGTAAGAGCACTGTCCTTGTGGAAGCCATGGAGAAGCTAAGAACCAACAGCTTCAAGCAAAGCTCCTCAGCAGTGGCCTCCAGTGCTCCACCATCCATTCCTTTGTACCTGGAGGTGCTGCCTGATGTTGGAACACGACCGGGCAGTGTGTACCCACAGCTGCCCACTTTGGCCCCCAGGCTCTGCCCTCAACACAACCAACCCCTAGACCTGTTTTGCCATGAAGACAAAgactgtgtgtgtgcagtgtgttgcCAACATGAACACAAGGGACATCATGTGCTAAAACCAGAGGAGGAAAGGCGAGAGAAACAGGTATGTACCTGGCCAGGGTTGAGAAAAACTAAAaccagacataaaaaaaaaaaaaaaaaaaaaaaaaaacatttaggaaaTTGAGTAAGTGAGGGAGAGAAGGTGAAATTATTTGGTTCACTGCCGATGTGGCAtttcaaaaacacaaaactgtATAAACTACAGtgttaaaaacaacaaactaaatgACAATAGATTTGTAGATTAAATCAACCTTGTTTTCCCCTAATCCCCTAATGTGAAATGTTGAATAATCATTGGCTTTTTATGTCGCGTTAGATCTcattcatttttatctttttcagCTTCAGTAAACTGTGGCTTTCCTCATAAATCTGGGAAAAgtaactttaacactgaataaacACTAACTAATCCAATTCCAGGTGCATTGTGATAGTGTGTACAAGTGTCTTCATGATTCATTCTTTGCACCACAATCCATCTCTGACATGTTGGGActatatgaaccatctcggactcTGAGAATTTGAGGGAAAGGCTTTCTGCTCATGCTcaaagtcaggactaaacagagaGAAGCAGCGTTTCAGCCAAAATCTGGAATAGTCTTTGTGACAAGACAAACCTCAAATCTGACTATGTTTAAAATCCAAgatgaaaacatttctttttagcTCTGCATTTAGCAACTGGTTTTATCTgcactttcctctttttttatttattttaattttttaatattctGTTTAAAATTCTATATTTTACAGCAAAGTTAttacttgtcttttagtgttgtaAAGAACTTTCAACTACCCTGGGTATGAATTGTGTCATacaataaacttgccttgcctactatttataaaaacaaactgaactagtCAAATAGCTAACATTCCTGTCTGTAAAAGAGCCAGTCTAAGTCC
Encoded proteins:
- the LOC115431230 gene encoding uncharacterized protein LOC115431230: MFRGPRIWTWSFPTRPLLLLRDSHPSALSEHTSSIWHQNVKKRRYRRGSGTEGFSLSTSTLSPLSGLALSLDCKSNCSFQNLCSKTNVSACDQTRTVFLIAKAEGVYNLCKHATVKDLALSSYHDCLSNSTSLQPQRKPWDISQPSLSFTNKTQCNTSQSSLFYKQPFSLSAHSPWILNHSSLLPSSVLFQQTRAVHQAAPHQASAWRDCLSMQNEMRCRQSLGPNVKLYEVERGRKGASLGLEKGQGRWASVLVSLCSVEEEPAFLFTLRSSTLKGRHKGDVSFAGGKSDPLDRDVVATALREAREELGVNVATERVWGVLKPLRDNSGMMIAPVLANLGPIEELSFKPNPGEVEEIFTLSLSHLCNPQNRGYTHFRTGDRYGYTLPVFRNGKHRVWGLTAVALEQTLKLIIPL